In one window of Tellurirhabdus rosea DNA:
- a CDS encoding Hsp20/alpha crystallin family protein, protein MNIEETPDTFDVYVAAPGRAKEAFGISVQDDVLTISFQPVENEAEPPRNWRQREFAKAPFERSFFLNGKVDSAGITATYQDGILHVTLPKSPAANEPPQQITIA, encoded by the coding sequence GTGAATATTGAGGAAACACCAGACACCTTTGACGTGTATGTGGCGGCTCCGGGCCGGGCAAAAGAGGCTTTCGGGATTTCGGTTCAGGACGATGTGCTGACTATTTCGTTTCAGCCGGTTGAAAACGAAGCCGAACCGCCCCGGAACTGGCGGCAGCGCGAATTTGCCAAGGCGCCGTTCGAGCGAAGCTTTTTCCTCAACGGCAAAGTAGACTCCGCCGGCATAACTGCCACCTATCAGGACGGCATTCTGCACGTGACCCTGCCCAAGTCTCCGGCGGCCAACGAACCACCGCAGCAAATAACGATCGCCTGA
- a CDS encoding RNA polymerase sigma factor, with amino-acid sequence MIQTVNEYGKRLFGFIRNRVRSEEDAEDILQDVWFQLSSVVDLEQIEQMGAWLFRVARNKITDRYRKQTTESLEDLAYEDDEGELNFKDILLSEDATPETEFVREAFWQELMTALNELPPEQRDVFIWNELEDQTFQEIADRTGENPKTLISRKRYAVQALRKRLDALYRDFMNY; translated from the coding sequence CTGATTCAGACGGTGAACGAATACGGCAAGCGGCTTTTTGGCTTCATCCGCAACCGGGTCAGGAGCGAAGAGGACGCCGAGGACATCTTGCAGGACGTCTGGTTTCAGCTCAGCAGCGTGGTCGATCTGGAGCAGATTGAGCAGATGGGAGCCTGGCTGTTCCGGGTGGCCCGCAACAAAATCACCGACCGGTACCGCAAACAGACCACCGAGTCGCTCGAAGACCTCGCTTACGAGGACGACGAAGGCGAACTGAATTTCAAGGACATCCTGCTCTCCGAAGACGCCACGCCCGAGACGGAGTTTGTGCGCGAGGCGTTCTGGCAGGAACTGATGACCGCCCTGAACGAACTGCCGCCCGAACAGCGCGACGTTTTTATCTGGAACGAACTGGAGGACCAGACCTTTCAGGAAATTGCCGACCGAACCGGCGAGAATCCGAAAACCCTCATCTCCCGAAAACGATACGCGGTACAGGCCCTGCGAAAACGGCTGGATGCGCTCTACCGGGATTTTATGAATTACTGA
- a CDS encoding ribonuclease H family protein, giving the protein MAKSPKYYTVWKGHQPGVYDSWAECQQQIQGYAGALYKSFDSKAAAVKAFREKPHLHIGATQKPAPQGKLGFVGKPDTDSVSVDAAWNTASGDMEYQGVYTGNKQLLFHQGPFPDGTNNIGEFLAIVHALAWLKQRGSTMPIYSDSRTAIGWVQKKKANTKLEETPRNAELFKLLERAETWLQSNTYPNRILKWETEHWGENPADFGRK; this is encoded by the coding sequence ATGGCGAAGTCGCCGAAATATTATACCGTCTGGAAAGGCCACCAGCCCGGCGTTTACGATTCGTGGGCCGAATGCCAGCAGCAGATTCAGGGCTATGCCGGGGCGCTGTACAAGTCGTTTGATTCGAAGGCGGCGGCCGTCAAAGCCTTCCGGGAAAAGCCTCATTTGCACATCGGCGCCACCCAGAAACCGGCTCCGCAGGGCAAACTCGGCTTTGTGGGCAAGCCCGATACCGACAGCGTCTCGGTCGATGCCGCCTGGAACACCGCCTCCGGCGACATGGAATACCAGGGCGTGTACACGGGCAACAAACAACTGCTGTTTCACCAGGGCCCGTTTCCCGACGGCACCAACAACATCGGCGAATTTCTGGCCATTGTCCACGCGCTGGCCTGGCTGAAGCAGCGCGGCAGCACCATGCCCATCTACTCGGACTCCCGCACGGCCATCGGCTGGGTTCAGAAGAAAAAAGCGAATACTAAACTGGAGGAAACGCCCCGCAATGCCGAGCTCTTCAAACTGCTCGAACGCGCGGAAACCTGGCTCCAGAGCAACACCTACCCGAACCGCATCCTGAAGTGGGAAACCGAGCACTGGGGCGAAAATCCCGCCGACTTCGGCCGAAAGTAG
- a CDS encoding tRNA1(Val) (adenine(37)-N6)-methyltransferase — MKVCTDACTLGAYADVAGQRVLDIGTGTGLLALMAAQRNPQAVVDAVEVDEAAFGQALENVAASPFADRVRVHHGRIQAYDSAAPYDRILTNPPFYTAHLRSPDRQVARALHNDELPFSELLEAAGRLLKPDGQLWVLLPPFEMERLVAEAAGRGLSIFRELRLRHHAQKPVFRHICGFSFANLPAATEELAIYETDNRTYTEPFRRLLGAYYLIF, encoded by the coding sequence ATGAAAGTCTGCACGGATGCCTGTACGCTCGGCGCCTACGCGGACGTCGCGGGGCAGCGCGTGCTGGACATCGGCACGGGCACGGGTCTGCTGGCGCTGATGGCCGCCCAGCGCAACCCGCAGGCGGTCGTCGATGCCGTGGAAGTGGACGAAGCGGCGTTCGGGCAGGCGCTCGAAAACGTGGCGGCCAGTCCGTTTGCCGACCGGGTGCGTGTCCACCACGGCCGGATTCAGGCGTACGACTCGGCGGCTCCTTACGACCGCATCCTTACCAATCCGCCGTTTTACACGGCCCACCTCCGCTCCCCGGACCGTCAGGTAGCCCGGGCACTGCACAACGACGAGCTTCCGTTTTCGGAACTGCTGGAGGCGGCAGGGCGCCTGCTGAAGCCGGACGGGCAGCTCTGGGTCCTGCTGCCGCCGTTTGAGATGGAACGGCTGGTAGCCGAAGCGGCCGGACGGGGTCTGTCCATCTTTCGGGAACTACGGCTCCGGCATCACGCCCAGAAACCGGTTTTTCGGCACATCTGCGGCTTTTCCTTTGCGAACCTACCTGCCGCAACCGAAGAACTGGCAATTTATGAAACCGATAACCGTACCTATACCGAACCTTTTCGTCGTTTATTAGGTGCGTATTATCTGATATTCTGA
- a CDS encoding glycosyltransferase family 2 protein yields the protein MTDTLQLSIIIPLLNEDESLPELHDWIVRVVTENRFSYEILFIDDGSTDNSWEVITQLAERNPQVRGIRFNRNNGKTAALQTGFQACRGKVVITMDADLQDSPDEIPELYRLIVEEKYDLVSGWKQKRYDPPSKTLPTKLFNAATRWISGVHLHDFNCGLKSYRQRVVKSLTLYGEMHRYIPVVANWNGFRKIGEKAVQHQARKYGTTKFGLERFINGFLDLLVITFVHKFGKRPMHFFGSFGTLSFFVGSLITVFLIGEKIYNIANRLKYRNVTDNPLFFLALVAIILGVQLFLAGFLGELLIRQSSGNKTNDLLIAEKIGFEGLNV from the coding sequence ATGACCGACACTCTGCAACTTTCCATAATTATCCCCCTGCTGAACGAAGATGAGTCGCTGCCCGAACTTCACGACTGGATTGTTCGCGTGGTGACCGAAAACCGGTTTTCGTACGAAATCCTGTTTATCGACGACGGCAGTACGGACAATTCCTGGGAGGTGATTACGCAGTTGGCCGAGCGGAATCCGCAGGTGCGCGGGATCCGGTTCAACCGGAATAATGGCAAAACGGCCGCCCTGCAAACGGGCTTTCAGGCCTGCCGGGGTAAGGTCGTCATCACGATGGACGCCGATCTGCAGGACAGCCCGGACGAAATTCCGGAATTGTACCGGCTGATTGTGGAGGAAAAATACGACCTCGTTTCGGGCTGGAAGCAGAAACGCTACGACCCGCCCAGCAAAACGCTGCCCACCAAGCTTTTCAATGCCGCGACCCGCTGGATTTCCGGCGTTCACCTGCACGACTTCAACTGCGGCCTGAAGTCCTATCGGCAGCGGGTGGTCAAAAGTCTGACGCTTTACGGCGAAATGCACCGCTACATTCCGGTCGTGGCCAACTGGAACGGCTTCCGGAAAATCGGCGAAAAAGCCGTGCAGCACCAGGCCCGCAAGTACGGCACGACCAAGTTTGGACTCGAACGGTTTATCAACGGCTTCCTCGATCTGCTCGTGATTACGTTCGTGCATAAGTTTGGCAAGCGTCCCATGCATTTTTTCGGTAGCTTTGGTACGCTTTCCTTTTTCGTCGGTTCGCTGATTACCGTTTTCCTGATTGGCGAAAAAATTTACAACATTGCCAACCGGCTCAAATACCGAAACGTGACGGATAATCCGCTGTTTTTTCTCGCTTTAGTCGCGATAATTCTTGGCGTTCAGTTATTTTTGGCGGGCTTTTTGGGAGAGTTGCTAATCAGGCAGTCGTCTGGTAATAAGACGAACGATTTATTGATTGCCGAAAAAATCGGCTTCGAAGGGCTTAATGTATAA
- a CDS encoding inorganic pyrophosphatase: MNQQFKAHPWHGIPIGENAPDLVTAFIEIVPTDTVKYEVDKETGYLKIDRPQKYSNIVPALYGFVPQTYCDEEVASLARERSGREIEKGDGDPLDICVLSEHAITHGNIILQAIPIGGFRLLDKGEADDKIIAVLKGDAMYSVYRDLKELPKSVVMRLQHYFLTYKNLPGEPMTCEITNVYGREEAHEVIRRSVEDYWHLVRAQATMSL; the protein is encoded by the coding sequence ATGAATCAACAATTTAAAGCACATCCCTGGCATGGGATTCCCATTGGCGAAAACGCACCGGATCTGGTGACCGCCTTTATTGAAATTGTACCGACGGATACGGTAAAATACGAAGTGGACAAGGAGACAGGCTACCTGAAAATCGACCGCCCCCAGAAGTATTCCAACATCGTTCCGGCTCTTTACGGCTTTGTTCCGCAGACGTACTGCGATGAAGAAGTGGCCTCGCTGGCCCGCGAACGGTCTGGCCGTGAGATTGAAAAAGGCGATGGTGACCCGCTGGACATCTGCGTCCTGAGCGAACACGCCATCACGCACGGAAACATCATCCTGCAGGCCATCCCCATCGGGGGATTCCGCCTGCTCGACAAAGGAGAAGCCGACGACAAAATCATCGCCGTCCTGAAAGGCGACGCCATGTACTCGGTTTACCGCGACCTGAAAGAACTGCCGAAGTCGGTGGTGATGCGTCTGCAGCACTACTTCCTGACGTACAAAAACCTGCCCGGCGAACCCATGACCTGCGAAATCACGAACGTATACGGCCGCGAGGAGGCCCACGAAGTGATCCGCCGCTCGGTGGAAGACTACTGGCATCTGGTACGCGCCCAGGCGACGATGAGTTTGTAA
- the sppA gene encoding signal peptide peptidase SppA translates to MRQFFKYVLATIVGLLLFSVVSFFLFVGIISAIGAASDNETAVKEKSVLKLNLNNPIQEVGVENPFEGFGPFNSTGDVIGLIGLKEALANAALDPNIKGIYFQAEYPQAGWATLEEVRNALLEFRKSKKFVYAYGEVMTEKGYYLASAADNIYLNPAGALEWNGLEAEYTFFKGTLDKLNIKPVIFRVGEFKSAVEPFILDKMSEASKKQTASFLNSVNDHFIAKVAASRNLDAATLKKLADDLTIRTPADALKAKLVTNVAYYDQVESDMRKKLGIEEKKKIDFVALGKYEKAKKYVEEGSLKNRIAVIITQGEIVSGKDDDNIASDRVAEQIRKARLDDKVKAIVLRINSPGGSALASDVMWREIQLARQAKPVIASMSDYAASGGYYMAMGCNQIVAQPNTITGSIGIFGMLFNTEGFFRDKLGMTYDRVETNQYADFPSLTREMSDFEKGVLQQSVERGYAIFTTKAAQGRKMPVDSLRKLASGRVWTGSQAKANGLVDKLGGLEDAVKLAAQAAKLKEGDYRVRYTPEKKNAIEELMKEFTGGDEEARLSAQLGDLAPYLQYLKKLKNMQGVQARMPFELDIK, encoded by the coding sequence ATGCGTCAATTTTTTAAATACGTACTCGCTACGATCGTCGGGCTTCTGCTGTTCAGTGTCGTTTCGTTCTTCCTCTTTGTCGGAATTATTTCGGCCATTGGAGCAGCGTCCGACAATGAGACGGCCGTGAAGGAAAAATCCGTCCTCAAGCTGAACCTGAACAATCCGATTCAGGAAGTAGGCGTGGAAAATCCGTTTGAAGGGTTTGGCCCGTTCAACTCGACCGGCGACGTCATTGGCCTGATCGGGCTTAAGGAAGCACTGGCCAACGCCGCCCTCGACCCCAACATCAAGGGCATCTACTTCCAGGCGGAATACCCGCAGGCTGGCTGGGCCACGCTCGAAGAGGTCCGCAACGCCCTGCTGGAATTCCGCAAGTCGAAGAAATTTGTGTATGCCTACGGCGAAGTGATGACCGAAAAAGGCTACTACCTCGCTTCGGCGGCGGATAACATCTACCTCAACCCCGCCGGGGCGCTGGAATGGAACGGTCTGGAGGCCGAATACACCTTCTTCAAAGGCACCCTCGACAAGCTCAACATCAAACCCGTCATCTTCCGGGTCGGTGAGTTCAAAAGCGCCGTGGAGCCGTTCATTCTCGACAAAATGAGCGAAGCCAGCAAGAAACAAACCGCTTCGTTCCTGAACTCGGTGAACGACCATTTCATAGCGAAAGTAGCCGCCAGCCGCAACCTCGACGCCGCCACGCTCAAAAAGCTGGCCGACGACCTGACCATCCGCACCCCGGCCGACGCCCTGAAAGCCAAACTGGTGACCAACGTAGCCTATTACGACCAGGTGGAAAGCGACATGCGCAAGAAGCTGGGCATCGAAGAGAAGAAAAAAATTGACTTTGTCGCGCTCGGTAAATACGAGAAAGCGAAGAAATACGTCGAAGAGGGCAGCCTCAAAAACCGCATTGCCGTCATCATCACGCAGGGCGAAATCGTGTCCGGCAAAGATGACGACAACATTGCCTCCGACCGGGTAGCCGAGCAAATCCGCAAAGCCCGTCTGGACGACAAAGTGAAAGCGATTGTGCTGCGCATCAACTCCCCGGGCGGTTCGGCGCTGGCTTCGGACGTGATGTGGCGGGAAATCCAGTTGGCCCGTCAGGCCAAGCCGGTCATTGCATCCATGTCCGATTACGCGGCCTCGGGCGGGTACTACATGGCGATGGGCTGTAACCAGATCGTGGCCCAGCCGAACACCATCACGGGTTCCATCGGCATTTTCGGGATGCTGTTCAACACCGAAGGCTTTTTCCGGGATAAACTGGGCATGACCTACGACCGGGTGGAGACCAACCAGTACGCCGATTTCCCCTCTCTGACGCGCGAAATGTCTGATTTCGAAAAAGGCGTGCTGCAGCAGAGCGTGGAACGGGGTTATGCGATCTTCACGACCAAAGCCGCTCAGGGCCGGAAAATGCCGGTTGACAGCCTGCGCAAACTGGCCTCCGGCCGCGTCTGGACGGGTTCACAGGCCAAAGCCAACGGTCTGGTCGATAAGCTCGGCGGCCTGGAAGACGCCGTTAAGCTGGCCGCCCAGGCCGCGAAGCTGAAAGAAGGCGATTACCGTGTACGGTATACACCGGAAAAGAAAAACGCCATTGAAGAACTGATGAAAGAGTTTACGGGCGGGGATGAAGAAGCGCGCCTGTCCGCCCAGCTCGGCGACCTTGCTCCGTACCTCCAGTATCTGAAGAAACTGAAGAACATGCAGGGCGTACAGGCCCGGATGCCGTTTGAACTGGACATAAAATAA
- a CDS encoding helix-turn-helix domain-containing protein — translation MPSLPLRIDLFALIMLLGVAQGLFLGIFFLSGQRGRVIANRCIGWAMLAQAAIVAEIFLDYTNYTFRVLWLVDFAEPFNFLPGPLLFLFVYSRIHREPPRFWYLHLIPFGIWVLNSISWHHQPLTYKYNSYIESIHPEMPFLPWKMYHDTDFTGLRDYINEMTLLSCLLYSVGSLWVIAQAVRHEGRPLLGALPHRLAQLRNLTLFFVLFPVLIVVVKPQFKEDLGDYLLACYITFTIYATTLLVMSGSDFFRDEAPTPVPAGSEETPPGALRPKYGKSALPDELEEALLTRLNQLFEEERPYLEADLSLPKLAQRLNTTPHHLSQLLNDRLNQSFFDLLATYRVRVAQELLQNPATAGLKIDEIAGRVGYNSTSAFHTAFKRLTGQTPAQFRDSPASPPSARTSS, via the coding sequence ATGCCGTCATTACCCCTTCGCATTGACCTGTTTGCGCTCATCATGCTCCTCGGCGTGGCCCAGGGCCTGTTTCTGGGCATCTTTTTTCTGAGCGGCCAGCGAGGTCGGGTCATTGCCAACCGCTGCATCGGCTGGGCCATGCTCGCCCAGGCGGCCATTGTGGCGGAAATTTTTCTGGATTATACCAACTACACCTTCCGGGTTCTCTGGCTCGTGGACTTTGCCGAGCCGTTCAACTTTCTGCCGGGGCCGCTGCTGTTCCTTTTTGTGTACAGCCGGATTCACCGGGAGCCTCCCCGTTTCTGGTACCTGCACCTGATTCCGTTCGGCATCTGGGTGCTCAATTCCATCAGTTGGCATCACCAGCCGCTGACGTACAAGTACAATTCCTACATCGAGTCGATCCACCCGGAGATGCCATTTCTGCCCTGGAAGATGTACCACGACACGGATTTTACGGGCCTGCGGGATTACATCAACGAAATGACGCTGCTGAGCTGTCTGCTGTACAGCGTCGGGTCTCTGTGGGTCATTGCGCAGGCGGTCCGACACGAAGGCCGTCCGCTGCTGGGGGCGCTCCCCCACCGGCTGGCCCAGCTGCGCAATCTGACCTTGTTCTTTGTGCTGTTTCCGGTGCTGATCGTGGTGGTGAAGCCGCAGTTCAAGGAAGATCTGGGCGACTACCTGCTAGCGTGTTACATTACCTTCACCATCTACGCCACGACGCTGCTGGTGATGAGCGGCTCGGATTTTTTCCGGGATGAAGCGCCGACGCCCGTTCCGGCCGGGTCCGAAGAAACCCCTCCCGGTGCGCTCCGGCCGAAATACGGGAAATCGGCGCTGCCGGACGAACTGGAAGAAGCCCTGCTGACCCGACTTAACCAGCTTTTTGAGGAAGAAAGGCCGTACCTTGAAGCCGATCTCTCCCTGCCCAAACTGGCGCAGCGCCTCAACACCACGCCTCACCACCTCTCCCAGCTTCTGAACGACCGGCTGAACCAAAGCTTTTTTGATCTGCTGGCGACCTACCGCGTCCGGGTGGCGCAGGAGCTGCTGCAAAACCCGGCCACGGCCGGACTGAAGATCGATGAGATTGCCGGGCGGGTCGGCTACAATTCCACCTCGGCGTTTCACACGGCCTTTAAGCGGCTGACCGGCCAGACACCGGCCCAGTTTCGGGATTCTCCGGCTTCGCCCCCATCGGCACGAACTTCGTCCTGA
- a CDS encoding acyltransferase family protein, which yields MQPILQQTPAAGPQTGPSPRRYDLDWLRVIAIVILLFYHTGMIYVSWGWHIQSRETSPLLEDVMRWLHHWRMPLLFFISGAGTYYALRKRTYGAYAGERFRRLFIPLVFGMFVIVPPQIYFEWLFRGRFSGSYADFYPNVFGFEPYHDGGTGGAFSWHHLWFVAYLFLYSLLTIPFAKFIRSGTGQRLVDRVGRLVRQPGGVMLLVLLFIVNDLTLGHFWPEETHDLRNDWAYFVANLLLFWTGYVLVSRPNFAGELTQQRRILGIATLFCTILLYTLRALADRYPELEENLMANLLYDANENCLMWFSVLATVAYGHRYLNVNRPILPHLTEAVYPFYILHQTVIVAIGFYLLRANLGILGGYLTVSLLSLLTSVGIYLLLIRPFRLIRPLFGLK from the coding sequence ATGCAACCGATTTTGCAACAAACCCCCGCCGCCGGACCGCAGACCGGCCCCTCGCCGCGCCGCTACGACCTCGACTGGCTGCGGGTCATCGCCATCGTCATTCTCCTGTTTTACCATACCGGCATGATCTACGTCAGCTGGGGCTGGCACATCCAGAGCCGGGAAACCAGCCCGCTGCTGGAAGACGTCATGCGCTGGCTGCACCACTGGCGGATGCCGCTGCTCTTTTTCATCTCCGGGGCCGGTACGTACTACGCCCTCCGCAAGCGGACCTACGGCGCTTATGCCGGGGAGCGGTTCAGGCGGCTCTTTATTCCGCTCGTTTTTGGAATGTTTGTGATCGTGCCGCCCCAGATTTACTTCGAGTGGCTGTTCCGCGGACGGTTTTCGGGTTCGTACGCTGACTTTTATCCGAACGTCTTCGGCTTCGAGCCTTATCATGACGGCGGCACGGGCGGGGCTTTCAGCTGGCACCACCTCTGGTTTGTGGCCTACCTGTTCCTGTATTCGCTGCTGACGATTCCGTTTGCCAAATTTATCCGCTCCGGCACGGGCCAGCGGCTTGTCGACCGCGTGGGGCGGCTGGTGCGGCAGCCGGGAGGCGTCATGCTTCTGGTTCTGCTGTTCATCGTGAACGACCTGACCCTGGGGCATTTCTGGCCCGAAGAAACCCATGACCTGCGCAACGACTGGGCTTATTTTGTTGCCAATCTGCTCCTGTTCTGGACGGGCTATGTGCTGGTGAGTCGCCCGAACTTTGCCGGGGAGCTGACCCAACAGCGGCGGATTCTGGGGATTGCCACCCTTTTCTGCACCATTCTGCTGTACACCCTGCGGGCCCTGGCCGACCGGTATCCCGAACTGGAAGAAAACCTGATGGCCAACCTGCTTTACGATGCCAACGAAAACTGCCTGATGTGGTTTTCGGTGCTGGCCACTGTCGCGTACGGACATCGGTATCTGAACGTCAACCGGCCTATCCTCCCCCATCTGACCGAGGCGGTCTATCCTTTTTACATTCTGCATCAGACCGTTATCGTCGCGATCGGCTTTTACCTGCTCCGGGCGAACCTGGGTATTCTGGGCGGCTATCTGACCGTCAGTCTGCTTTCCCTGCTCACTTCCGTCGGCATTTATCTGCTGCTCATTCGCCCCTTCCGGCTCATCCGGCCTCTGTTTGGGTTGAAGTGA
- the bioB gene encoding biotin synthase BioB, which translates to MTPIRTDWTRAEIADIYNSPILDLIYRAATVHREYNDPQEVQVCTLLSVKTGGCPEDCAYCPQAARYHTAVKVHKLMEVDEVIEAASRAKESGSTRFCMGAAWREVRDNRDFDKVLEMVKGVNGMGMEVCCTLGMLTDEQAHKLKAAGLYAYNHNLDTSEEYYGDIISTRTYDDRLDTLGNVRQAGISVCSGGIIGMGESHGDRIGMLHTLSTLPEHPESVPVNALVPVEGTPLEDQPRVSVWEMVRMIATARIIMPKAMVRLSAGRVRMNMEEQALCFLAGANSIFAGDKLLTTPNPEVDADKELFQTLNIKPRPSFKNGEPALKLEQIPL; encoded by the coding sequence ATGACTCCCATTCGTACGGACTGGACCCGGGCGGAAATCGCCGACATCTATAATTCCCCAATTCTGGACCTTATCTACCGCGCCGCCACCGTGCACCGTGAGTACAACGACCCGCAGGAAGTGCAGGTCTGCACGCTGCTTTCGGTCAAAACGGGCGGCTGTCCCGAAGACTGTGCCTACTGTCCGCAGGCGGCCCGCTACCACACGGCCGTGAAGGTGCACAAGCTGATGGAGGTGGACGAGGTCATCGAAGCTGCTTCGCGCGCCAAAGAATCCGGCAGCACGCGGTTCTGCATGGGAGCCGCCTGGCGGGAAGTCCGCGACAACCGGGATTTCGACAAGGTGCTGGAGATGGTCAAAGGCGTCAACGGCATGGGCATGGAAGTTTGCTGCACGCTGGGCATGCTGACCGACGAACAGGCGCACAAGCTGAAAGCCGCCGGTCTGTACGCCTACAACCATAACCTCGACACCAGCGAAGAATACTACGGCGACATCATCAGCACCCGGACCTATGACGACCGGCTCGACACCCTCGGGAACGTCCGGCAGGCGGGTATTTCGGTCTGCTCGGGCGGCATCATCGGCATGGGCGAATCGCACGGCGACCGCATCGGCATGCTGCACACGCTGTCCACCCTGCCCGAACACCCCGAATCGGTGCCCGTCAACGCGCTGGTGCCGGTAGAAGGCACGCCGCTGGAAGACCAGCCCCGCGTGTCGGTCTGGGAAATGGTACGGATGATTGCCACCGCCCGGATCATCATGCCGAAAGCGATGGTCCGCCTCTCGGCCGGCCGCGTCCGGATGAACATGGAAGAGCAGGCCCTGTGTTTCCTGGCCGGCGCCAACTCCATCTTCGCCGGGGACAAACTCCTGACGACGCCCAACCCTGAGGTGGACGCCGACAAGGAGCTTTTCCAGACCCTGAACATCAAGCCCCGCCCGTCGTTCAAAAACGGCGAACCGGCGCTCAAACTGGAACAGATTCCGCTGTAA
- a CDS encoding YDG/SRA domain-containing protein: MSSRIFGHIPGQVEGTCYSHRLELAMSGVHAPTQAGISGSQLEGADSIVLSGGYEDDKDYGDVIIYTGHGGRDLDTGKQITDQLLARQNLALAKNCQTGLPVRVIRGYQHRTPHSPVSGYRYDGLYQVESYWKEKGKSGYAIWRFRLVKLPEQDSAPFSVEEEPGSYGRKKPVRRETTIQRIVRDTEVGRRVKQLYDLRCQVCHERIVTSAGFYAEAAHIRPLGAPHDGPDELSNVLCLCPNHHVQFDFGGFAIDDDFTLLDLEGKLTVHRNHRLDLACIRYHRQHFWE; encoded by the coding sequence ATGTCCAGCCGCATTTTTGGTCATATTCCCGGGCAGGTAGAAGGCACCTGCTACAGTCACCGCCTCGAACTGGCAATGTCCGGCGTTCACGCCCCCACGCAGGCGGGCATCAGCGGCTCTCAACTCGAAGGCGCGGATTCGATTGTGCTTTCCGGAGGATATGAAGATGATAAGGACTACGGGGATGTCATCATTTACACGGGTCATGGCGGCAGAGACCTCGACACCGGCAAGCAGATTACCGACCAGCTATTAGCCCGCCAGAATCTGGCTTTGGCAAAAAATTGTCAAACCGGCCTGCCCGTGCGGGTCATTCGCGGCTATCAGCACCGGACGCCTCATTCGCCCGTAAGTGGTTATCGGTACGACGGTCTTTATCAGGTAGAATCGTATTGGAAGGAAAAAGGCAAATCCGGGTACGCAATCTGGCGCTTCCGGCTGGTTAAACTTCCGGAACAGGACTCGGCCCCGTTTAGCGTAGAAGAGGAGCCGGGCAGTTATGGCCGTAAAAAGCCCGTCCGCAGGGAAACGACCATTCAACGGATTGTCCGGGATACGGAAGTTGGTCGCCGGGTGAAGCAGTTGTACGATTTGAGGTGTCAGGTTTGCCACGAACGAATCGTGACGAGCGCCGGGTTTTACGCCGAAGCGGCTCACATTCGCCCGCTCGGTGCCCCGCACGACGGTCCGGACGAGCTAAGCAATGTGTTGTGCCTGTGTCCCAATCACCACGTCCAGTTTGATTTTGGCGGCTTTGCCATTGACGACGATTTTACCCTGCTGGACCTCGAAGGCAAGCTGACCGTCCACCGCAACCACCGGCTTGACCTTGCCTGTATCCGCTACCACCGGCAACACTTCTGGGAATAG
- a CDS encoding metallophosphoesterase family protein — MLKIGLLSDTHGYLDPAIFDHFKDCDEVWHAGDIGTVEVFTQLENFRPFRAVWGNIDGADLRVRCPEHQRFECEGLRIWMTHIGGAPPRYNPEVRPVLQRERPDLFICGHSHILRVQRDAALGRTLYVNPGAAGQHGFHRMRTCVRFGLDAGKVVNFEVIELGRRGLIEK, encoded by the coding sequence ATGCTTAAAATAGGACTCCTTTCCGACACCCACGGCTACCTCGACCCGGCCATTTTCGACCATTTCAAAGACTGCGATGAGGTCTGGCATGCGGGCGACATCGGCACGGTCGAGGTCTTTACCCAACTCGAAAATTTCAGGCCTTTCCGCGCCGTTTGGGGCAATATCGACGGGGCCGACCTGCGCGTCCGCTGCCCCGAACACCAGCGGTTTGAATGCGAAGGGCTCCGTATCTGGATGACGCACATTGGCGGGGCGCCGCCGCGCTACAACCCGGAGGTTCGCCCGGTGTTGCAGCGCGAACGTCCGGATCTGTTCATCTGCGGCCATTCGCACATCCTGCGTGTGCAGCGCGACGCGGCGCTCGGCCGGACGCTCTACGTCAACCCCGGGGCGGCGGGCCAGCACGGTTTCCACCGCATGCGCACCTGCGTACGCTTCGGTTTGGACGCTGGGAAAGTGGTGAATTTTGAGGTGATTGAATTGGGGCGGCGCGGCCTGATCGAGAAGTAG